Below is a genomic region from Flammeovirgaceae bacterium SG7u.111.
ACCGATGATAGCCCCCATGCTCGTCCCCGAAATTTCATCCACATGGACATTTTCTTCTTCCAATGCCCTCAAAAAACCGATGTGCACCACGCCCCTAGCCCCACCTCCGCTTAGGGCTATTCCAATATGACCGTTATTATTCCTTCTTCTTTTTTGTCTGAAGTATTTAAAGAGGTTTAGCATAGTTGTTAACTGGTTGTTGGTTAACTATATAAACACCCAAACCCCCTCTTAGGGTTGCAGTTGGCTTCAGATTTATATTGAAGGGTATGTAATATTTAGGTAGAAAAATTGCATAATATTCATATAGGTATTCTATGCAAAATACTTTTTATAAAAAGCTTCAAATGATTAGAATGTCCAGTTTGGGTACTTTCTTTTCGGTCTGTGTGACACGGCTCGATGGTTTTGATATTTTGTCCTGTGCTAATTAAAATAATGTATTAAAGTATAAGTACACATTGTGTTTGATAAATAGCTTCATGTTGAGAAATGGTGTTGCAACCAAATTTGATGCTGAAAAGATCAGGTTATCATTGATTGGATAAAATCAAGTTCTATTTCTTTATCCTTTGGTTATTTGTGTCTGAGGCTGGAGTGGACGTGGACGAAAGGGTGAACGGTATTTTAAAGCAAGAGTTTTTATTAGAAAAGTACGCGGAAGGGTGACGTTTTAAATGCGTACTTGAAAGAAGTTATCAACACTTAATATCCTAGTAAGACCTCACTTTCCCAACCATTATCTTCTGACTGAAAAATGCACCAACAACAGGACATTAAAATGAAAACCTATAAAAAGGAAAAGCTCAACGGGATTTTTCTCGTTGAGCTTTTATCCTAATCGATGTCTAATTTCCGTATCACTATATCAGGACTAGACAGTTTTGAGTACCCCCTAACTAAACAAGGCTAGGGGGTAAGTATTAACGCTTTATAAAGTTTACAGTTTGTACGCCTCCAGTATAGTGGAGCTGAAGTATGTACGTACCTTTGGATAACTCAGGTATATCTAATGTGTAATTCAATTCTCCTTCTTGTAGGAAGCCCAATTCTTTGGCATATACAAGTTGACCTACCGAATTTACGATAGCCACTTTCGCCTCAGAAGCATTAAAAAAGAAGCTGTTTATATTAATTTGATTAGACAGCACAGGGTTAGGGTACACCATTAGTTCGGTCTGTAGGTTTTCTTCAATGTTGTTTATAACCAATGACCTTCCTTGTCTTTGCGCACTCTCATCATTGCAATTTCCTGCCGATATACCTAAGCCTGTCACTTCAAGGTAGTCTATATAAGGTAAACCTTTAAAAGTAAGTGATGTTAATTTTATATTATTTACCCCTTCACCAAGATCTACTGTAAAGCTTATAGTATTCCATTGAAAGCGGTTAGGCTTGGCTTTCATTTTTAAATTATTAATCACTACTTCATCATTAATAGACAAGCGAGCATTCTTACGGTATAATAAACCATTATGATACCGTATTGTGAATTCATAACTGCCTTCCATAGGTGCATTTACTGCCCAATATATACTTACCCCTCTTCTAAAATAAGTATTGGTATAACCCGTTCCCGTATACCCAGAAATGTAGGAGTGTACAGTACCGTCTATATCACAAAAACCAGCCTCATCTTCTTGTATTTTCACAGTAAGTATCTGGTAATCTAAAAATGCTTCTGTCGCGCTAGATATTACTGAAAAGCCATTGTCATCTATTCCTTTTACCCAATAATAATACGTGTTTCCTGCTTCTGCAGTAGAGTCTGTAAAGGTTGTAATGGAATTTGCTACACTAGCGATTAGCTCACTGCTAGTTGAGTCTGAGTTGGTACTTCTGTATATTTCTTGGTTGCTGAAAGTGATATTTTCCACTATCCAATCTAAAGAAATAGTAGCATCATTGGCAACAGCAGTAAGTGTGATACTAGGTGTTGGAGGAATAACTACTCCTATACCTTCAGAATTGATAGAAGAACCATCGTCATAAATACCTTTTATCCAGTAGAAATACGTGCTATCTGCTACTATGTTGGTATCTATATAAGTAGTATCGGTAGCACTTATACTGGCAATTCGTGACCTGCCACTTGGGTTTGAATCCCCATCTCTAAATATTTCTTGGTGGTGGAAAGAGGTGTTTTCTATTGTCCAGTTGAGTGCGGCATAGCCATAATTGCCCTCACCTACTAGTGTAATGGCCGGTACAAGTATTTCCTCAGGTGCTGTTGCTTGTCCTACATTAGAGTTGATGTTTGAGCCATCGTTATAAACACCCTTGATCCAATAATAATAAGTAATACCTGCTTCTAAATCACTATCTGTAAAGGTAGTATCGGTAGCTCCTAAGCTTCCAATATGAGTCCTGCCACTTGGGTTAGAATCGGTATCCCTAAATATTTCTTGGTGGCGAAAAGAAGTGTTTTTTATCTCCCAACTTAATTGAATAGCTACATCTGTTGCATTGGCTTCCAATACGATAGCAGGTACTATAGGAACGGAAGCTGTACTTGCTTGGGCTGAATTAGAGTTGATGTTTGAACCATCGTCATAAATGCCTTTTATCCAGTAGAAATATGTGCTATCTGCTACTATGCTGGTATCTATATAAGTAGTGTCGGTAGCACTTATACTGGCAATTCGTGACCTACCACTTGGGTTTGAATCCCCATCTCTAAATATTTCTTGGTGGCGAAAAGAAGTGTTTTTTATCTCCCAACTTAATGCAACTTCAACTTCGCTACCATCAGCAGTTAAGGTAATGCCCGGTACTGGCTGAGGGATAGTTGCCCCGACTGCATCTGAACTAATGGATGACCCATCGTCATAAGTTCCTTTAATCCAGTAATAATAAGTACTGTCTGTTTCAATATTGGTGTCGGTAAATGTAGTTTCTGTTGCCCCTAAACTTCCTATACGAGCTCTTCCATTTGGGTCAGCGTCAGTATCTCTATAAACTTCTTGTCGGATAAAAACAGCATTCTCTATTACCCAATCCAACTTCACACTATCTGCACTGGCAACTGCTTCAAGTATAATAGAAGGGCTGTATACACATTCGGCAGCACTTGGACTTGTCCCTTTTTGTCCTCTTACTCCCAAATAATCAACATTGGCCAAGCCGCTACTTGTAGTAGCCTCTAAGCGGATATCATGTTCTCCACTTTCGAGTGCAACAGTAAGAGATGCGGTACTCCAGCTAGTCCAGCCGCCTGTTGGGGGAAGACCTACATTGCCCATATTGACACCGTCAATAATCAAATCTCCAGGGCGGTCTGAAGAGCCATTGGCATACCTGAACAAGATTTCATAATCATCGCTTGTGTCAACAGAAATACGCCATTCGATACCCTTGCCAAGCGTGTTATCTGTATTAGCAAAACCATCGCCTGTATAGCCTGCATTATTGCTGTCTATTGTACCTTCTATACTACAAAAACCCAATTGGTTTTCTTGGACAAGGACAGGTTCTTCAGGCTTAGTAGGAGTAGCGCTAGCAACATTAGAGTTTATGGTTGAATCACTTCCATCTGTTGTTTTAATCCAATAATAATAAGTACTATCATTCGCTATCCCTGAATCGGTATAAGACCTTTCATGCGATTCAAGAGATGCAATTCTCACTCTGCCCGAGGGGTCATCATCACCATCTCTATAGATTTCTAGTGAGCCATTGACTCCTGATATTATCCAATTGAGGTTTACTAACGAATCACCTTCTACAGCTTCTAAAATTACACTAGTTACATCAGGAGTAGCATTTGCTGCATTGGAGTTTACTGTATTGCCATCTGCATCATACGATTTAATCCAATAATAATAGGTAGTTCCGTTGGCAACACTGTCATCGGTAAATGTATTAGTACTTGCATCAAGTTTTGCTATTCTTACCCTGCCAGATGGGTTTGGGTCGGTATCTCTATATAAATCTTGGCTGGCACTCACTCCAGAGAGCTTCCAGTTTATATCTACAGCACCTTTTCTTCCAATAGCATCTAAGTTGATCAATGCAGGTGGAGTGATTTCTGCAACCAATTCAATATTAGGAGTAGGAGCTGGGTTCATCCCGTCTCCCAAGAAAAAGCCAGGATGTGGTGGCTGATTGTACCCGGTGTTCTGCCATGCGATGGCGGTACGGTACTGTGGATCATGCATCAAGGTATATATCTTATTCGAGGTAGGGATAGTTGTGGTGAATATCAAGAGCTTATCATTGTCTTGATGTCTCCATATTACCTCTTCTCTCCAGTCGCCTAGGATATCGGCAGAAAGGTTTGGCGTGGCCTTGGTACTGTTGTTGGATGCAGCGCCATAGGTCGATCCGCTGAGCAAAGGCGAGGATGTAAAGTTGGTATAATCCCACTTGCTAATGGTTGTGCCGTCTAACAATTCGCGTAGAAGGTCGCCGTCCCACCAAGAGGCAAAGTTCATCTGCCCGGGGCGCGATGTGCTTATCTGTGTTCCATCGGCTGCATTAAGTCCACCTCTGCTAGCCCATGCCTCATATCCTAAATGGGTTGGGTCTATGTCCATTGCCACGCCCCT
It encodes:
- a CDS encoding carbohydrate-binding protein, producing MKRRTATGTLKRVCSSSKLWATLTSVIYTLILFSTTNTYSQNKVESLNRGIIAVRTSSNEVFVSWRMLGTDPTDIAFNLYRGGTLLNNSPITQSTNYIDSTASNGHYTVLPVIAGVEQPAFGSTSVWEQPYHTLNLQRPAGGTTPSGGTYTYSPNDCSVGDLDGDGDYEIIVKWDPSNSKDNSQSGYTGNVFIDAYTLEGTLLWRIDLGRNIRAGAHYTHFMVYDLDSDGKAELACKTADATIDAEGTVIGDINADYRNSNGYILSGPEYLTVFNGETGAAMATTNYVPARGSVSSWGDNYGNRVDRFLAGVAYLDGNKPSLVMCRGYYTRTVLAAWDWRSEQLTQRWVFDSDTPGNEGYAGQGAHSLITGDVDGDGKDEIVYGAATIDDDGTGFYTTGLGHGDAEHMSDIDPNRPGLEIFMVHESPSQYGEHGIELHDAATGEIIWSRPGEGGDIGRGVAMDIDPTHLGYEAWASRGGLNAADGTQISTSRPGQMNFASWWDGDLLRELLDGTTISKWDYTNFTSSPLLSGSTYGAASNNSTKATPNLSADILGDWREEVIWRHQDNDKLLIFTTTIPTSNKIYTLMHDPQYRTAIAWQNTGYNQPPHPGFFLGDGMNPAPTPNIELVAEITPPALINLDAIGRKGAVDINWKLSGVSASQDLYRDTDPNPSGRVRIAKLDASTNTFTDDSVANGTTYYYWIKSYDADGNTVNSNAANATPDVTSVILEAVEGDSLVNLNWIISGVNGSLEIYRDGDDDPSGRVRIASLESHERSYTDSGIANDSTYYYWIKTTDGSDSTINSNVASATPTKPEEPVLVQENQLGFCSIEGTIDSNNAGYTGDGFANTDNTLGKGIEWRISVDTSDDYEILFRYANGSSDRPGDLIIDGVNMGNVGLPPTGGWTSWSTASLTVALESGEHDIRLEATTSSGLANVDYLGVRGQKGTSPSAAECVYSPSIILEAVASADSVKLDWVIENAVFIRQEVYRDTDADPNGRARIGSLGATETTFTDTNIETDSTYYYWIKGTYDDGSSISSDAVGATIPQPVPGITLTADGSEVEVALSWEIKNTSFRHQEIFRDGDSNPSGRSRIASISATDTTYIDTSIVADSTYFYWIKGIYDDGSNINSNSAQASTASVPIVPAIVLEANATDVAIQLSWEIKNTSFRHQEIFRDTDSNPSGRTHIGSLGATDTTFTDSDLEAGITYYYWIKGVYNDGSNINSNVGQATAPEEILVPAITLVGEGNYGYAALNWTIENTSFHHQEIFRDGDSNPSGRSRIASISATDTTYIDTNIVADSTYFYWIKGIYDDGSSINSEGIGVVIPPTPSITLTAVANDATISLDWIVENITFSNQEIYRSTNSDSTSSELIASVANSITTFTDSTAEAGNTYYYWVKGIDDNGFSVISSATEAFLDYQILTVKIQEDEAGFCDIDGTVHSYISGYTGTGYTNTYFRRGVSIYWAVNAPMEGSYEFTIRYHNGLLYRKNARLSINDEVVINNLKMKAKPNRFQWNTISFTVDLGEGVNNIKLTSLTFKGLPYIDYLEVTGLGISAGNCNDESAQRQGRSLVINNIEENLQTELMVYPNPVLSNQININSFFFNASEAKVAIVNSVGQLVYAKELGFLQEGELNYTLDIPELSKGTYILQLHYTGGVQTVNFIKR